One Melospiza georgiana isolate bMelGeo1 chromosome 12, bMelGeo1.pri, whole genome shotgun sequence genomic window carries:
- the RBMX2 gene encoding RNA-binding motif protein, X-linked 2: protein MNPLTKVKLINELNAREAELGVQEAVSWHAEYKDSAWIFVGGLHYALTEGDVICVFSQYGEVVNINLVRDKKTGKSKGFCFLCYEDQRSTILAVDNFNGIKIKGRTIRVDHVANYRPPKESEDWDDVTRALHAKGCGVKTPPHTSSDSASEDEDVLVTKQKEKQQSRAERSKSSPQAGKRVSTEEPHARIKIKKEKEDPGYERYAGGSAGRSAGSRTQRDEEQRRHQRHSDSRGDKNCCEHRGQSGSWEEREKREEAGRRGDGHSSRQDASPRGGRSREPHSRHRERGSGRDSGRC from the exons ATGAA CCCCCTGACGAAGGTGAAGCTGATCAATGAGCTGAACGCGCGGGAGGCGGAGCTGGGCGTGCAGGAGGCGGTGTCGTGGCACGCGGAGTACAAGGACAGCGCTTGGATCTTTGTGG GCGGGCTGCACTACGCGCTGACCGAGGGTGATGTCATCTGCGTGTTCTCGCA gTACGGCGAGGTCGTCAACATCAACCTCGTGCGCGACAAGAAGACCGGGAAGTCCAAGGGTTTCTGCTTCCTGTGCTATGAGGACCAGCGAAGCACCATCCTGGCTGTGGATAACTTCAATGGGATCAAG ATCAAGGGACGGACCATCCGCGTGGACCACGTGGCCAACTACCGGCCCCCCAAGGAATCTGAGGACTGGGATGACGTGACTAGAGCCCTCCATGCCAAGGGCTGCGGGGTCAAAACGCCGCCCCACACCTCGTCCGACTCCGcgtctgaggatgaggatgtGCTCGTGACAAAGCAGAAAG AGAAgcaacagagcagagcagaacgGTCCAAGTCGAGCCCGCAAGCCGGGAAGCGGGTGAGCACGGAGGAGCCCCATGCCAGGATCAAGAtcaagaaggagaaggaggaccCGGGGTACGAGCGCTATGCTGGCGGGAGCGCCGGCAGGAGCGCCGGGAGCAGGACACAGCGGGATGAGGAGCAGCGGCGGCACCAGCGGCACTCGGACAGCAGGGGGGACAAGAACTGCTGCGAGCACAGGGGCCAGAGCGGCTCCTGGGAGGAGCGGGAGAAGAGGGAGGAGGCTGGCAGGAGGGGCGACGGGCACAGCAGCCGGCAGGACGCGTCCCCCAGGGGAGGCAGGTCTCGGGAGCCCCATTCCCGGCACAGGGAGCGGGGCTCTGGCAGAGACTCCGGTcgctgctga
- the SLC25A14 gene encoding brain mitochondrial carrier protein 1, protein MSALNWKPFVYGGLASIVAEFGTFPVDLTKTRLQVQGQSTDARFREVRYRGMFHALFRICREEGGRALYSGIAPALLRQASYGTIKIGIYQSLKRLFVDRMEDETLLINVICGVVSGVISSALANPTDVLKIRMQAQGSLFQGGMIGSFIDIYQQEGTRGLWRGVVPTAQRAAIVVGVELPVYDITKKHLILSGLMGDTIFAHFVSSFTCGLAGAIASNPVDVVRTRMMNQRAIVGSTELYKGTLDGLVKTWKSEGFFALYKGFWPNWLRLGPWNIIFFITYEQLKRLPF, encoded by the exons ATGTCCGCGCTCAACTGGAAACCCTTCGTGTATGGCGGGCTCGCCTCCATCGTGGCCGAGTTCG GCACGTTCCCCGTGGACCTCACCAAGACGCGGCTGCAGGTGCAGGGCCAGAGCACCGACGCGCGGTTCCGCGAGGTGCGGTACCGGGGCATGTTCCACGCTCTCTTCCGCATCTGCCGCGAGGAGGGCGGacgggccctgtactcggg GATCGCCCCGGCACTGCTGAGACAGGCGTCCTATGGCACCATCAAGATCGGCATCTACCAGAGCCTGAAGCGGCTCTTTGTGGATCGCATGGAAG ATGAAACGTTGCTCATCAATGTGATCTGTGGGGTGGTCTCGGGGGTCATCTCTTCTGCACTGGCCAATCCCACAGATGTGCTGAAG ATCCGaatgcaggctcagggcagcttGTTCCAGGGCGGGATGATCGGCAGCTTCATTGACATCTACCAGCAGGAAGGCACCCGAGGCCTCTGGAGA gGTGTTGTCCCCACGGCCCAGCGAGCGGCCATCGTGGTGGGGGTGGAGCTGCCAGTCTACGACATCACCAAGAAGCATCTGATCCTGTCAGGCCTCATGGGGGACACCATCTTTGCCCACTTTGT TTCCAGCTTCACGTGCGGGCTGGCGGGAGCCATCGCCTCCAACCCCGTGGACGTGGTGCGGACGCGGATGATGAACCAGCGCGCCATCGTGGGCAGCACCGAGCTCTACAAGGGCACCCTGGATGGCCTTGTCAAG ACGTGGAAGAGTGAGGGCTTCTTTGCACTCTACAAAGGCTTCTGGCCCAACTGGCTTCGTCTGGGTCCCTGGAACATCATT TTTTTTATCACATACGAGCAGTTGAAGCGCCTCCCCTTCTGA